Proteins from a genomic interval of Indicator indicator isolate 239-I01 chromosome 1, UM_Iind_1.1, whole genome shotgun sequence:
- the LOC128973426 gene encoding LOW QUALITY PROTEIN: olfactory receptor 2A2-like (The sequence of the model RefSeq protein was modified relative to this genomic sequence to represent the inferred CDS: deleted 1 base in 1 codon) produces MGYVLAFVLICLDYHFHSPTYYFLCHFSILDMYYASKNILYMLRNLVGQGRTISFAGCGTQIHLCLIFALTERVLLAMMPYDRCVAICHPLCYALIMCLTLAAFSCAFGFIFGTLKASLALHLLFCGPSEADHYFCEILVVLKLAYTDTSVCEVLIFAVCVCFLPFPLDLILISYLHIMATIPHICSGPGWHKTFSTCNCHLTVAGLFNGNAISVCMVHGAATPLRKCFPFSTVSSVPL; encoded by the exons ATGGGATATGTGCTTGCCTTTGTGCTTATCTGCCTGGACTACCACTTCCACAGCCCCACCTACTACTTCCTCTGCCATTTCTCCATCCTGGACATGTATTATGCCTCCAAGAACATCCTCTATATGCTGAGGAACCTTGTTGGACAAGGCAGGACCATCTCTTTTGCTGGGTGTGGGACACAGATACACCTTTGTTTAATCTTTGCTCTTACAGAGCGTGTGCTGCTGGCTATGATGCCTTATGATCGCTGTGTGGCAATTTGTCATCCCCTCTGCTATGCCCTCATTATGTGCCTCACCCTTGCAgcattttcctgtgcttttgGGTTCATATTTGGTACACTGAAAGCCTCTCTGGCTTTACACCTG CTTTTTTGTGGTCCCTCTGAGGCTGACCACTACTTCTGTGAAATCCTTGTTGTCTTAAAGCTGGCTTACACTGACACTAGTGTCTGTGAAGTCCTGATCTTCGCTGTTTGTGTGtgcttcctccccttccctttagACTTAATCCTAATTTCCTACCTGCACATCATGGCCACCATTCCGCACATCTGCTCAGGACCAGGATGGCACAAAACCTTCTCAACCTGCAACTGCCACCTAACCGTGGCTGGTCTGTTTAACGGAAATGCCATCTCCGTGTGCATGGTGCACGGAGCAGCAACTCCTCTGAGAAagtgttttcccttttctacaGTCTCTTCAGTCCCACTTTGA